The following coding sequences are from one Salvia hispanica cultivar TCC Black 2014 chromosome 3, UniMelb_Shisp_WGS_1.0, whole genome shotgun sequence window:
- the LOC125215997 gene encoding 8-hydroxyquercetin 8-O-methyltransferase-like — protein sequence MLLPNAVDSTTQELLEAQSHVWNLTFSFINSMCLKSALELGIPDAIHKHNKPITISELADALSIPKSKSHALFRLMRVLVHSKVFAKAEEDAYALTGTSRLLLRDEPLSFSPFILTTTDPIAVGTYDCMAEWFRDECPTPFVTKYGRNVWEFGADEARWNQLFNKGMTSDSELMGKILVRECKHVFEGLETVVDVAGGRGALAKAVAAAFPAMKFVVLDLPQVVDGLQGFENVSFVSGDMFKYVPPADAVILKWILHDWSDEDCLRILENCKEATAAGSGKVIILDMVVDCEKQEDKAIETQLFFDMVMMVGLGGKERTEKEWANLFSKAGFQNYKITPLLGLRSIIEVFP from the exons ATGTTGTTGCCTAATGCAGTAGATTCCACCACCCAAGAGCTGCTAGAAGCTCAATCTCATGTGTGGAATCTAACATTCAGCTTCATAAATTCAATGTGCCTAAAATCAGCTCTTGAATTAGGCATTCCCGATGCCATCCACAAACACAACAAGCCTATCACAATTTCCGAATTAGCCGACGCCCTGTCCATCCCCAAATCCAAATCCCACGCCCTCTTCCGCCTAATGCGCGTCCTCGTCCATTCCAAGGTCTTCGCCAAGGCGGAAGAGGACGCGTACGCCCTCACAGGGACTTCTCGTCTCCTTCTGCGAGACGAGCCCCTGAGCTTCTCCCCTTTCATACTCACCACGACCGATCCGATCGCGGTGGGCACGTACGATTGCATGGCCGAATGGTTCCGGGACGAGTGCCCGACCCCGTTCGTGACGAAATACGGGAGAAATGTGTGGGAGTTCGGAGCGGATGAGGCCAGGTGGAACCAGCTATTTAACAAGGGAATGACTAGTGATTCGGAGCTTATGGGAAAGATACTCGTGAGAGAATGCAAGCATGTTTTCGAAGGTTTGGAGACTGTGGTGGATGTTGCCGGGGGCCGCGGTGCCCTGGCGAAGGCGGTGGCGGCCGCGTTTCCCGCCATGAAGTTTGTTGTGCTTGATCTTCCACAAGTGGTTGATGGGCTTCAAGGATTTGAGAATGTGAGCTTTGTTAGTGGAGATATGTTCAAGTATGTTCCTCCTGCTGATGCTGTTATACTAAAG TGGATACTTCACGACTGGAGTGATGAAGATTGTCTAAGAATTTTGGAGAACTGCAAAGAAGCAACAGCTGCAGGTAGTGGCAAAgtgattattttggatatggtCGTGGATTGTGAGAAGCAAGAAGACAAGGCCATTGAAACTCAATTGTTTTTTGATATGGTGATGATGGTTGGGCTTGGAGGAAAAGAGAGAACTGAGAAAGAGTGGGCTAACCTATTTTCTAAGGCTGGCTTCCAAAATTATAAGATCACTCCCCTTTTAGGATTAAGGTCTATAATCGAGGTGTTTCCTTGA
- the LOC125209526 gene encoding protein WHAT'S THIS FACTOR 1 homolog, chloroplastic-like, whose translation MTLWKKLSISKLSHFKREFGFPEKLNVLLLKHPGIFYVSNKYKIYTVLLREAYNGSELIEKDPVVVVKNKFGELMQEGLHEYNRRHYLMNLEKKKEKGVAKVRPIGRSRDDDDEKISEQNNQEGNLGGILDAEERKRFYKVLSGDDAK comes from the coding sequence ATGACTCTGTGGAAGAAACTCTCCATTTCCAAATTAAGCCATTTTAAGAGAGAGTTTGGCTTTCCTGAGAaattgaatgttttgttgCTGAAGCATCCTGGTATTTTCTATGTCTCGAACAAATACAAGATTTACACTGTTCTTCTCAGGGAAGCATACAATGGTTCGGAATTGATAGAGAAGGATCCAGTCGTTGTGGTGAAGAATAAGTTTGGGGAGCTAATGCAGGAAGGCCTGCACGAGTACAACCGAAGGCACTACTTAATGAacttagaaaagaaaaaggaaaaaggtgtTGCAAAAGTTAGGCCTATCGGAAGGAGtagagatgatgatgatgaaaaaatctctgaacaaaataatcaagaaGGTAATTTAGGTGGCATACTTGATGCGGAAGAAAGGAAACGATTTTACAAAGTTTTGTCTGGTGATGATGCTAAATGA